The proteins below are encoded in one region of Serratia symbiotica:
- a CDS encoding type II toxin-antitoxin system RelE/ParE family toxin, producing MTSDVQWEIQARADREAIFRYLYQEAGLPVASATDDKFVGMVSILRENPLAGVKAGRTVKQRKLVVPRFPFIIIYVAEETVVRILRVLHTSRKIAGRYSRR from the coding sequence GTGACATCAGATGTTCAGTGGGAAATACAGGCGCGGGCAGACAGAGAAGCCATCTTCCGCTATCTGTATCAGGAAGCGGGCCTGCCGGTCGCCAGCGCGACAGATGATAAGTTCGTCGGGATGGTCAGTATCCTCAGGGAAAACCCGCTGGCAGGCGTTAAGGCCGGTAGAACCGTAAAACAGCGTAAGCTGGTTGTACCCCGCTTCCCGTTCATCATCATCTATGTTGCAGAAGAAACAGTGGTTCGTATCCTGCGTGTCCTGCATACATCCCGCAAAATAGCGGGCCGTTACAGCAGAAGGTAG
- a CDS encoding DUF6862 domain-containing protein, with the protein MSVQEAERKAVLERKEKAGAITPDERNELTTINKTDKARDQAIKAVCTDGNKGGSGCGALIGPAQEVLKKYGENVTYSLVYKDLYPQDAKNLESVLQGLDAGSISRDQAITAIAQASGVSWETAASRYDTAMQAQALTAALAGTAGLKGVTEKPAGSGTTKPSQPATPNKGNSQAETKPSGAENAISQSESKLPWNSWQNYPKQTVDGRQYAQIGDRLYSQHAVDRMQLSGLGSPAGTSGPGRNITPNMVEHTIKTGTPETSISNGIPRTVYWSGDVGVVTENKSNVIVTILRRSGQ; encoded by the coding sequence CTGAGCGTTCAGGAAGCGGAAAGAAAAGCGGTACTGGAGCGTAAAGAGAAAGCCGGAGCCATCACGCCGGACGAGAGAAATGAGCTGACAACCATCAACAAGACAGACAAAGCCCGCGACCAGGCGATAAAAGCGGTCTGTACGGATGGTAACAAGGGTGGTTCAGGCTGTGGAGCACTGATTGGCCCGGCACAGGAAGTGCTGAAGAAATACGGTGAAAACGTTACTTACTCCCTGGTTTATAAAGATCTGTACCCGCAGGATGCGAAAAACCTGGAAAGTGTATTACAGGGTCTGGATGCAGGAAGTATAAGCCGTGACCAGGCGATTACGGCAATAGCACAGGCATCGGGAGTCAGCTGGGAAACAGCGGCCAGCCGCTATGATACGGCGATGCAGGCCCAGGCGCTGACAGCAGCACTGGCCGGGACTGCTGGGCTGAAAGGTGTGACAGAAAAACCAGCCGGATCCGGTACAACCAAACCATCTCAACCAGCGACACCAAATAAAGGCAACTCTCAGGCAGAAACGAAACCATCTGGTGCGGAAAACGCAATTTCTCAGTCAGAAAGTAAATTACCTTGGAACTCTTGGCAAAATTACCCGAAACAAACAGTTGATGGGCGCCAATACGCTCAAATAGGTGATCGTCTTTACTCTCAACATGCTGTTGACAGAATGCAACTGTCAGGGCTGGGTTCACCAGCTGGGACAAGTGGGCCAGGAAGAAACATTACACCTAATATGGTTGAGCATACAATCAAAACTGGAACGCCGGAAACAAGTATCTCCAATGGTATACCAAGGACAGTTTATTGGAGTGGTGATGTTGGCGTGGTTACTGAAAATAAAAGTAATGTGATAGTCACTATTCTTCGCAGGAGTGGGCAATGA
- a CDS encoding SymE family type I addiction module toxin, whose product MAAQHHKSEHVSTKARRYTVGYIKDHIKHQPSPSITLRGHWMGDLGFETGKKVEVICEQGELIIRLAEE is encoded by the coding sequence ATGGCTGCGCAACATCATAAGTCAGAACACGTCTCAACCAAAGCCCGGCGCTATACCGTGGGTTACATTAAGGATCATATTAAGCACCAGCCGTCACCGTCGATCACGCTGCGGGGCCACTGGATGGGGGATCTGGGGTTCGAGACGGGGAAGAAGGTGGAGGTAATTTGTGAGCAGGGCGAGTTGATCATCCGGCTGGCTGAGGAGTAA
- a CDS encoding type I addiction module toxin, SymE family, which yields MGELGFETGRKVEVSCQQGQLIIRLVGE from the coding sequence ATGGGGGAGCTTGGATTTGAGACCGGCAGGAAGGTTGAAGTGAGTTGTCAGCAGGGGCAATTGATTATCCGGCTGGTTGGGGAGTAA
- a CDS encoding contact-dependent growth inhibition system immunity protein yields MEFNQEQDYWASVYYTKEFLCIDTYSGLGRAGRDPVFPSRLLSPDAEDELVGEQILQALSDSRTLNVLDERVDFFDLEKGKKQYAAWIAMLMEKYGYKSKKALFKDMKNCGIHLVNDSITISPTRHEKLEAWGRTKGDSIEDVILSTDSSPSEIGAGLRLALSRCKG; encoded by the coding sequence ATGGAATTTAATCAAGAGCAGGATTACTGGGCTAGTGTGTATTACACAAAAGAGTTTTTGTGTATAGATACCTATTCTGGATTGGGACGAGCGGGGAGAGATCCTGTTTTCCCATCTCGTTTATTATCGCCTGATGCTGAGGATGAACTTGTTGGTGAGCAGATTTTACAGGCATTATCTGATAGTCGTACATTGAATGTTTTGGATGAGCGTGTTGATTTTTTTGATCTCGAAAAAGGCAAAAAGCAATACGCGGCCTGGATAGCTATGTTGATGGAAAAATATGGCTATAAATCTAAAAAAGCACTCTTCAAAGATATGAAGAACTGTGGCATTCATCTGGTAAATGACTCAATCACTATCTCCCCTACACGCCATGAAAAACTGGAAGCCTGGGGACGAACGAAAGGAGATAGTATTGAAGATGTTATTCTTTCTACAGACAGCTCCCCATCTGAAATCGGCGCAGGCTTACGGTTAGCGCTCAGTCGTTGTAAAGGTTAA
- the xerC gene encoding site-specific tyrosine recombinase XerC encodes MANRKPRSNRLLTVDDVYRQPVGPASHPKSLYALLLRFVRWRRERNWSETTLKTQTHHSYRFICWAAERGLYHAAEVTRPVLESYQRHLYQYRKSNGEPLSSRTQRTTLQPLQVWFSWMAKQGLILANPAADLELPRLEKHLPRTILSVEQVEDIVNLCDLSTLQGIRDRALLELLWSTGIGGARWRCWRLYSPDFNRKILTIVQGKGKVDRVIPVGERALWWLRHYLNGVRPELLVSADCKALFLAMDGVAGLTANGITNAVVPYLRAAGIDKGSCHLFRHAMATQMLENGADLRWIQAMLGHRSVESTQIYTQVSIRALQAVHASTHPAEQGENPEPEVAPEAPDSP; translated from the coding sequence ATGGCTAACCGCAAACCCCGTTCAAACCGCCTTCTCACTGTCGATGATGTCTACCGCCAGCCGGTCGGCCCGGCGTCTCACCCGAAAAGCCTGTACGCGCTGCTGCTGCGGTTCGTGCGGTGGCGGCGTGAGCGTAACTGGTCAGAGACCACGCTGAAGACGCAGACGCACCACAGCTACCGCTTTATCTGCTGGGCGGCGGAGCGCGGGCTGTACCATGCGGCAGAGGTGACGCGGCCGGTACTGGAAAGTTACCAGCGGCATCTGTACCAGTACCGCAAGAGCAACGGCGAACCGCTCTCCAGCCGCACCCAACGCACCACGCTCCAGCCGCTTCAGGTGTGGTTCAGCTGGATGGCAAAACAGGGGCTGATACTGGCGAACCCGGCTGCCGACCTGGAGTTACCGCGACTGGAGAAGCACCTGCCGCGCACGATACTGAGCGTGGAGCAGGTGGAAGACATCGTGAACCTGTGTGACCTGAGCACGTTGCAGGGTATCCGTGACCGGGCGCTGCTGGAGCTGCTGTGGTCAACGGGTATCGGCGGGGCGAGGTGGCGGTGCTGGAGACTATACAGCCCGGACTTTAACCGGAAGATACTCACTATCGTACAGGGTAAGGGAAAGGTGGACCGGGTGATCCCGGTGGGAGAGCGGGCGCTGTGGTGGCTGCGGCACTACCTGAACGGGGTGAGGCCGGAACTGCTGGTCAGCGCGGACTGTAAGGCGCTGTTCCTGGCGATGGACGGTGTGGCGGGCCTGACGGCGAACGGCATCACGAACGCGGTGGTACCGTATCTGAGAGCCGCAGGCATCGATAAAGGGAGCTGTCACCTGTTCCGGCATGCGATGGCAACGCAGATGCTGGAGAACGGAGCGGACTTACGATGGATACAGGCGATGCTGGGGCACCGTAGCGTGGAGAGCACGCAGATATATACGCAGGTGAGCATAAGAGCGTTGCAGGCGGTGCATGCCAGTACCCATCCGGCAGAGCAGGGGGAGAACCCGGAGCCGGAGGTAGCGCCAGAGGCACCGGACAGCCCGTAA
- a CDS encoding DUF2247 family protein, translated as MNLYPIPFDFIEKNIDLSWCDVRWGYENNLITSELPIRKAERKVLTGSYSVPELELSFVIPDSSDHIDHFLKEICSGFEKENDATVKNKWLFIVLSWLWNNRDHFEDPLNEVEIIYSDFNYPSEIEGFVKYMPPSDEYDSSVHTQMENINHLMDNWKEYLEKESAIFKI; from the coding sequence ATGAATTTGTATCCAATACCATTTGATTTTATTGAAAAAAACATCGATTTATCATGGTGTGATGTGAGGTGGGGTTATGAAAATAACCTCATTACATCAGAATTGCCAATTAGAAAAGCGGAAAGAAAGGTCTTAACAGGTAGCTACTCTGTTCCTGAACTTGAATTGTCATTCGTCATACCTGATAGTTCGGATCACATAGATCATTTTTTGAAAGAAATATGTTCAGGATTTGAAAAAGAAAATGATGCTACGGTTAAAAATAAGTGGCTTTTTATTGTTCTTAGCTGGCTTTGGAATAATCGTGATCATTTTGAAGACCCATTAAATGAAGTTGAAATAATTTATTCTGATTTTAACTATCCGAGTGAAATAGAAGGTTTTGTTAAATACATGCCTCCTTCTGATGAGTATGACTCATCGGTTCACACTCAGATGGAAAATATTAATCATTTAATGGATAACTGGAAAGAATATTTAGAAAAAGAGTCAGCCATATTTAAGATTTAA
- a CDS encoding immunity 8 family protein encodes MKAILKSISNDDYDLGMYYPKDECVFSLRLLLRIGAENSTGADNFDLRVCTPEWFCKHQWLPDLMRHTLLVRKYDLDEITKTITDYIDQCEGEDWMEIAQKLSRVFAWEYEDYQP; translated from the coding sequence GTGAAAGCTATTTTGAAAAGTATTTCAAACGATGATTACGATCTTGGTATGTATTATCCAAAAGATGAGTGTGTATTTTCTCTCCGGTTGCTACTGCGCATTGGCGCAGAAAATAGCACTGGCGCAGATAATTTTGATCTACGTGTCTGCACCCCCGAATGGTTCTGCAAGCACCAGTGGTTACCAGACCTGATGCGTCACACGCTGCTAGTGCGTAAATATGATCTGGATGAGATAACCAAAACCATCACCGATTATATTGATCAGTGTGAAGGTGAAGACTGGATGGAGATAGCGCAAAAACTCTCCCGCGTCTTTGCCTGGGAATATGAAGATTACCAGCCGTAA
- a CDS encoding helix-turn-helix domain-containing protein, with product MATLTRQQRNAMNTRDEQFFRELGARIALARKERQLTQQQLAEQLGIAQQTMAHYEGGRLKVSASLLPPLAQILNLSLDEMLGLPTRRTAKRGPASRLEQQIDAIRQMPMTKQKFVSEMLDNVIGKTE from the coding sequence ATGGCAACACTCACCCGACAGCAGCGTAATGCCATGAACACCAGAGATGAACAGTTTTTCAGGGAGCTGGGCGCAAGGATCGCGCTGGCAAGGAAAGAACGGCAACTGACCCAGCAGCAACTGGCCGAACAGCTGGGGATTGCCCAGCAGACGATGGCACACTATGAAGGCGGGCGGCTCAAGGTTTCGGCTTCACTGCTGCCACCGCTGGCGCAGATCCTTAACCTGTCGCTGGATGAGATGCTGGGGCTGCCGACCAGACGGACAGCAAAGCGCGGTCCGGCGTCACGGCTGGAGCAGCAGATCGACGCGATCCGCCAGATGCCGATGACGAAGCAGAAGTTTGTTTCAGAGATGCTGGATAACGTAATTGGTAAAACAGAGTAG
- a CDS encoding CHC2 zinc finger domain-containing protein has protein sequence MPRIPQRELDELKRSVSLAVVAESQGHKLRKQGRDLVLLCPFHQEKTPSLVISPEKNLYHCFGCGAAGSVVDWMMKTEGFSLPKAVLRLREFAGSAASSSAAALPAPSSPPARQTLTDLDDDGQALLRQVTDWYHRNLLNSPDALAWLEKRGLNHPELVSHFRLGFAGAHGIAGALPSPHSKEGKSLRARLTGLGVVRESNRQDHFRGCLVVPVTGWPESYDPAACGRVLQLYGRRTLPDHQIKKGSAKHLYLPSPLAGVWNEAALKGSSEVILCEALIDAMTFWCAGYRNVIAAYGVNGFTGGHLAALQYHGVKRVLIAFDRDEAGDRGAEAVAGELQQAGIDAWRVRFPQGLDANAYALKSGNPESALALALEQASRMNSDAVTASEAVTASGKNPSSLAALPGVQAPAVAAETGELTASGELLLRSGPRVWRVRGWQKNTLSDVMKVNVQVLDESSGAFHVDSFDMYHAKQRQGFVSTVASELSCELAVIKRECGRVLLALEARQDEQQRAAETEQASGAVTVSGEDEAAALELLKDPQLAERIVNDLAACGVVGESTNLLTGYLAATSRKLDKPLAVLIQSSSAAGKSSLMDAVLGLMPEEERVQYSAMTGQSLYYLGETSLSHKILAIAEEEGVRQAAYALKLLQSDGELKIASTGKNEQSGELVTREYSVKGPVMLMLTTTASDVDEELLNRCLVLTVNESREQTQAIHAMQRRAQTLAGLLQSSEKQYLTRLHQNAQRLLRPLKVVNPYAEQLTFLSDKTRTRRDHMKYLTLIQAVALLHQYQRAVKRAEHRGQVLEYIDVQPSDITLANELAHEVLGRTLDEMPPQTRKLLLLIQEMVKEMAQREGCQPAEVRFTRRDIRAWTNWSDNQLKVHCMRLAEMEYLLLHGGSRGHLLRYELLWDGGSGEENHLCGLLNVEENEGRNRKLDVAASKLPSGWGHVGAKLGDEKPASEQAVQGLQPKVVGVNGNAVIREKKKTPLLPSPPSVSLPS, from the coding sequence ATGCCCCGCATCCCGCAGAGAGAACTGGACGAGTTAAAGCGCAGCGTGTCGTTAGCTGTTGTTGCCGAATCGCAGGGGCATAAGCTGCGAAAGCAGGGGCGTGACCTTGTGCTGCTGTGTCCGTTCCATCAGGAAAAAACCCCGTCGCTGGTTATCAGCCCGGAGAAAAACCTGTACCACTGCTTCGGCTGCGGTGCGGCGGGGTCGGTGGTTGACTGGATGATGAAAACGGAAGGCTTCTCCCTGCCAAAAGCGGTACTGCGGCTGCGCGAGTTCGCCGGATCTGCCGCCTCTTCTTCAGCCGCTGCTCTTCCTGCTCCTTCTTCGCCGCCTGCCCGCCAGACCCTCACTGACCTGGACGATGACGGGCAGGCGCTGCTGCGTCAGGTCACGGACTGGTATCACCGCAACCTGCTGAACAGCCCGGATGCGCTGGCCTGGCTGGAGAAGCGCGGGCTGAACCATCCTGAGCTGGTCAGCCACTTCCGGCTGGGGTTCGCGGGGGCGCACGGTATCGCCGGGGCCTTACCCTCGCCGCACTCGAAGGAAGGAAAATCGCTCCGGGCAAGGCTTACAGGGCTGGGCGTGGTACGGGAAAGCAACCGTCAGGATCACTTCCGGGGCTGTCTGGTGGTGCCGGTGACGGGCTGGCCGGAGAGTTATGATCCGGCTGCCTGTGGGCGGGTGTTGCAGCTCTACGGACGGCGAACCCTGCCGGATCATCAGATTAAAAAGGGATCGGCGAAACACCTTTACCTGCCGTCACCGCTGGCCGGGGTGTGGAATGAAGCGGCGCTGAAAGGCTCGTCAGAGGTGATCCTGTGTGAGGCGCTGATCGACGCGATGACCTTCTGGTGTGCCGGTTACCGCAATGTGATCGCCGCTTACGGGGTGAACGGCTTTACTGGCGGGCATCTGGCTGCGTTGCAGTATCACGGGGTGAAGCGGGTGCTGATCGCCTTCGATCGTGACGAGGCCGGGGATCGGGGTGCGGAGGCGGTTGCCGGGGAGTTGCAGCAGGCCGGGATCGACGCCTGGCGGGTGCGCTTCCCGCAGGGGCTGGATGCTAATGCCTACGCCCTGAAAAGCGGTAACCCGGAGTCTGCGTTAGCGCTGGCTCTTGAACAGGCCAGCCGCATGAACAGCGATGCGGTGACCGCCTCTGAAGCCGTGACGGCCAGCGGTAAAAACCCGTCTTCTTTAGCTGCCCTGCCGGGCGTTCAGGCACCTGCCGTTGCCGCTGAAACCGGTGAACTCACCGCCTCCGGTGAGCTGCTGCTGCGTTCCGGGCCGCGCGTGTGGCGGGTACGCGGCTGGCAGAAAAATACCCTGTCAGACGTGATGAAGGTCAACGTGCAGGTGCTGGACGAAAGTAGCGGGGCGTTCCACGTGGACAGCTTCGATATGTACCACGCGAAGCAGCGGCAGGGGTTCGTGAGCACGGTGGCGTCAGAGCTGTCCTGTGAGCTGGCGGTAATAAAACGCGAGTGCGGCCGGGTGCTGCTGGCACTCGAAGCCCGCCAGGACGAGCAGCAGCGGGCAGCGGAAACGGAGCAGGCCTCCGGGGCGGTGACGGTCTCCGGTGAGGATGAAGCGGCGGCGCTTGAGTTGCTGAAAGACCCGCAGCTGGCGGAGCGTATCGTGAATGACCTCGCGGCCTGTGGCGTGGTGGGGGAAAGTACCAATCTGCTGACCGGGTATCTTGCGGCGACCTCGCGCAAACTGGATAAGCCGTTAGCCGTGTTAATCCAGTCGTCGTCTGCGGCGGGTAAGTCGTCGCTGATGGACGCGGTGCTGGGGCTGATGCCGGAAGAGGAGCGGGTGCAGTACAGCGCGATGACCGGGCAGAGCCTGTACTACCTGGGGGAGACCTCGCTCTCGCATAAAATCCTGGCGATAGCGGAGGAGGAAGGGGTGCGCCAGGCGGCTTACGCGCTCAAACTTCTCCAGTCGGACGGTGAGCTGAAAATCGCCAGCACGGGCAAGAACGAGCAAAGCGGGGAGCTGGTGACGCGGGAGTACAGCGTGAAAGGCCCGGTGATGCTGATGCTGACCACGACGGCCTCAGATGTTGACGAAGAGCTGCTCAACCGCTGTCTGGTGCTTACCGTTAATGAGTCACGGGAGCAGACGCAGGCGATACACGCGATGCAGCGGCGGGCGCAGACACTGGCCGGGCTGCTTCAGTCCTCTGAGAAACAGTATCTGACCCGCTTACATCAGAACGCACAGCGGCTGCTGCGTCCGCTGAAGGTGGTCAATCCGTATGCGGAGCAGCTGACGTTCCTGTCGGACAAGACGCGCACGCGGCGCGACCATATGAAATACCTGACCCTTATCCAGGCGGTGGCGCTGCTGCATCAGTATCAGCGGGCGGTGAAACGGGCTGAACATCGCGGGCAGGTGCTGGAGTATATCGACGTGCAGCCATCGGATATCACGCTTGCCAATGAACTGGCGCATGAGGTGTTAGGCAGAACACTGGACGAGATGCCGCCGCAGACGCGCAAACTGCTGTTGCTGATACAGGAGATGGTGAAAGAGATGGCACAGCGTGAGGGCTGCCAGCCCGCAGAGGTGCGCTTCACACGGCGGGATATCCGGGCATGGACAAACTGGAGCGATAACCAGCTGAAGGTGCACTGTATGCGGCTTGCTGAAATGGAATACCTGCTGCTGCACGGCGGCAGTCGCGGTCATCTGCTGCGTTACGAACTGTTGTGGGACGGCGGCAGCGGTGAGGAAAACCACCTGTGCGGGCTGCTGAACGTGGAAGAAAACGAGGGCAGAAACCGCAAGTTGGACGTTGCGGCAAGCAAGTTGCCCTCAGGTTGGGGTCATGTTGGGGCTAAGTTGGGGGATGAAAAACCGGCCTCAGAGCAGGCAGTACAGGGCTTACAGCCGAAAGTGGTTGGGGTAAACGGAAACGCGGTAATCAGGGAAAAAAAGAAAACGCCGCTGCTGCCCTCGCCCCCGTCAGTCAGTCTTCCTTCTTAG
- a CDS encoding damage-inducible protein J codes for MSTIHFRIDDETKRLAIQAAERHKISLTELMRQRAEELAAEERQYQDGEHDVWLEQQITLAFSRYDAGESQFISNDEMNSHMDELKAQAERGKL; via the coding sequence ATGAGCACAATCCACTTCAGAATAGACGATGAAACAAAACGGCTGGCGATACAGGCAGCAGAGCGCCATAAGATAAGTCTGACAGAGCTTATGCGCCAGCGGGCTGAAGAACTGGCAGCAGAAGAACGGCAGTATCAGGATGGTGAGCATGATGTCTGGCTGGAGCAACAGATAACCCTGGCGTTCAGTCGCTATGATGCAGGTGAAAGCCAGTTCATCAGCAATGATGAAATGAACAGCCACATGGATGAACTGAAAGCGCAGGCAGAGCGGGGTAAGCTGTGA
- a CDS encoding IS4 family transposase, with product MLLSQALDAVLKFSPKEFAALSDLLSPELIDECLADTGVVTLRKRRLPMEMMVWAVAGMSLFRSFSMNQLVSHLDIMLPGKRPFVAPSAVVQARQRLGEDVVRLVFEKTRQLWFEKTPLSHWNGLTLMAVDGTLWRTPDTPENDAAFGRTANEYAQSDWPQLRMVCQMEVTSHLLSGVSFGSVSETSEVDLAAQLAGQTQDHSLTILDKGFYALGLLHHWWSSGTEKHWMIPLRKGAQYQVREKLGAGHELVELSLPPQARKKWKDAPQTLTARLISKEINGKTIQILTSMCDPLRYPKADIVDLYGQRWEIEQGFREMKQHLLQNELTLRSRKPELIRQELWGVVLAYNLLRFMMAQMAYSLKNVEPYQIGFKQAALYLTAQLSILPAVAPGKVPKVMNEILAMAESFVLPARRQRHYPRAVKKKPQRYPLRRPQKLN from the coding sequence ATGTTACTGAGTCAGGCGCTTGATGCCGTTCTTAAATTCTCTCCTAAAGAGTTTGCTGCACTGTCTGATTTGCTCTCACCTGAGCTTATCGATGAGTGCCTGGCTGATACCGGGGTCGTGACGCTTCGCAAGCGCCGTCTCCCCATGGAGATGATGGTCTGGGCTGTCGCCGGTATGTCCTTGTTCCGCTCATTTTCCATGAATCAGTTGGTTTCACATCTCGATATTATGCTGCCGGGTAAGCGTCCTTTTGTCGCACCCAGCGCCGTGGTACAAGCCCGTCAGCGGCTCGGGGAAGATGTGGTTAGACTGGTTTTCGAGAAAACACGCCAACTCTGGTTCGAGAAAACACCGTTATCCCACTGGAACGGTCTGACATTGATGGCTGTAGACGGCACTCTGTGGAGAACACCGGACACGCCGGAAAATGATGCTGCTTTTGGACGAACAGCTAATGAGTATGCCCAGTCCGACTGGCCACAGCTGCGTATGGTCTGTCAGATGGAAGTGACCAGTCATCTGTTATCCGGTGTGAGCTTTGGCAGCGTGTCAGAAACCAGCGAAGTTGACCTTGCCGCTCAATTGGCCGGGCAGACGCAGGACCACTCACTGACGATACTGGATAAAGGCTTCTATGCACTCGGGTTGCTTCACCACTGGTGGTCATCAGGAACAGAAAAACACTGGATGATCCCACTGCGCAAAGGCGCGCAGTATCAGGTGCGCGAGAAGCTGGGTGCAGGACATGAACTGGTCGAACTCAGCTTACCCCCTCAGGCCCGTAAGAAATGGAAAGATGCGCCTCAAACACTGACGGCGAGGTTGATAAGTAAAGAAATCAACGGAAAAACAATACAGATCCTGACGTCAATGTGCGATCCGTTACGTTACCCTAAAGCTGATATCGTTGACCTTTACGGGCAGCGTTGGGAAATCGAGCAGGGCTTCAGAGAAATGAAACAGCATCTGTTGCAAAATGAACTGACGCTGAGAAGCAGAAAGCCAGAGCTAATAAGACAGGAACTCTGGGGTGTAGTGCTGGCTTATAACCTGCTGAGGTTCATGATGGCACAGATGGCTTACAGCCTGAAAAACGTGGAGCCTTACCAGATAGGGTTTAAACAGGCTGCACTGTATCTAACAGCGCAACTGAGCATACTGCCAGCGGTGGCTCCGGGAAAGGTGCCGAAAGTGATGAATGAAATCCTGGCGATGGCTGAAAGCTTCGTCCTGCCAGCCCGACGGCAAAGACATTATCCAAGAGCGGTAAAAAAGAAGCCGCAACGTTACCCGTTGCGGCGTCCTCAAAAGCTTAACTGA
- a CDS encoding type II toxin-antitoxin system RelE/ParE family toxin, translated as MKLSLSPLAEHDIETIGDYIAQDNPLRAMSFTEELYQQCLLISESPAVYRERPELGQRIRSCAYGRYLIVFSVRDVEVRIERVLHGARDISMLFPEPPESP; from the coding sequence ATGAAGTTGAGTCTATCGCCACTGGCAGAGCATGATATAGAAACCATCGGCGACTATATCGCCCAGGATAATCCGTTAAGGGCGATGAGCTTTACCGAGGAGTTGTATCAGCAATGCCTGCTGATAAGTGAATCGCCAGCCGTTTACCGCGAGAGGCCGGAACTGGGTCAGAGGATAAGAAGTTGTGCTTACGGACGTTACCTTATCGTGTTCAGCGTTCGTGATGTTGAAGTGAGAATAGAAAGGGTGTTGCACGGAGCCAGAGATATCAGCATGTTGTTCCCGGAGCCGCCGGAGAGTCCGTAA
- a CDS encoding type II toxin-antitoxin system ParD family antitoxin yields the protein MPTSVALSPYFEAFIREQIESGRYNNTSEVIRAGLRALEEREQQMKLASLQKAVSAGISSGESKEAEPVFSRLTRKYRHMAEGE from the coding sequence ATGCCAACCAGTGTGGCCCTGAGCCCCTACTTCGAGGCGTTCATCCGGGAACAGATAGAAAGTGGACGTTACAACAATACCAGTGAAGTTATCCGTGCTGGACTTCGCGCACTGGAGGAACGTGAACAACAGATGAAACTGGCATCACTGCAAAAAGCGGTCAGTGCAGGTATAAGCAGCGGTGAAAGTAAAGAGGCGGAACCGGTGTTCAGCCGCCTGACGCGTAAATACCGACATATGGCAGAAGGTGAGTAG
- the symE gene encoding endoribonuclease SymE: protein MADTHHKSGTGTPTTTRAYTVSYIRDSRTFEPAPAVTLKGHWLEQAGFETGTPLEVKVLPDCLILRVKTPSAEPEVVQALRQVCDKLSARKQRQITEFIQVIAGPQKRAAKV, encoded by the coding sequence ATGGCTGACACGCATCATAAGTCAGGGACGGGTACACCCACAACAACACGAGCTTACACCGTGAGCTATATCCGGGATTCACGAACGTTTGAACCGGCACCGGCTGTCACCCTGAAGGGCCACTGGCTGGAGCAGGCCGGTTTTGAGACGGGAACACCGCTGGAAGTGAAGGTGCTGCCGGACTGTCTGATTCTGAGGGTTAAGACGCCCTCAGCGGAGCCGGAGGTGGTGCAGGCGCTGCGCCAGGTGTGCGACAAACTCTCTGCCCGCAAGCAGCGACAGATAACGGAGTTTATCCAGGTGATCGCGGGGCCGCAGAAGCGGGCAGCTAAGGTGTAA
- a CDS encoding SymE family type I addiction module toxin, with the protein MGYNRDSRTFEALPAVTLKGNWLAAAGFATGTPLNVRVLPDCLILTVKPPSPEPEVIQALRQLCPKLSARKQRELMDVIQVMAKPKKRGGS; encoded by the coding sequence GTGGGATACAACCGGGATTCGCGGACATTTGAGGCTTTACCGGCCGTTACCCTGAAGGGCAACTGGCTGGCAGCGGCGGGGTTTGCTACCGGCACCCCGCTTAACGTGCGGGTGCTGCCGGACTGCCTGATACTGACGGTTAAGCCGCCCTCACCGGAGCCGGAGGTGATACAGGCACTGCGCCAGCTCTGCCCGAAGCTCTCGGCCCGTAAGCAACGGGAACTGATGGATGTTATTCAGGTTATGGCGAAGCCGAAAAAGCGCGGCGGTAGCTGA